The sequence GGACACCGTGGGCTTCTTGGCGGCCAGCAGGATGAGCTCCACGCTGCGGTCTCCGTGGAGCAGCAGGCCCTTGGCCAGGATGCCCACCCTCATCACCCCCTTCAGCAGGCGGGGCGGGGACTCGGCcctggagatgggggagggaagaaggggggaggtgggagagagggtacggagagaggggcagcagagagggtgggggtgaaatAGAGAGGGGGTTGTTGATGGTTCAGTTCCTCCAACCGGCTCTTAAACAGACTTGTTTTCGCGGCCGCGGGGCCTGTCGGCGACgctctcaccccttctcctccccctcctcggcggcggcggggggggcggcggcCGGGCTGGAGGCCGGCGGAGcctccttctccagcagggAGTCCGACACCAGCTTGAGGGCTCGCTCCGAGTGAGACACGATCCTCTGCACcgcctgcagctcctcctccaccgggTAGATGGTGGAGTGCTTGGCCATAATGTGCCGGTCGTCGGGGGAGTCGGGGCGACGCAccggctgggggaggggggggggggggggggagagagaggggagggggggatcctTTAGAGTCGAGAACAGTACCGTACAGGGCAATCGACGATAGTCGAGTAAAGTAACGTTCGGCACAGTACACTGGAGAAGACAGTAGAGGCTCGGGTGGAGCAGAGAGCAGTTAAgtcgaacacacacaggagaggaagggaggggagcatAGAATAGAATTGAATAGCTAcatgcgaccccccccccccctcaaccgtAATGATGGTCCCTACCAACAGGGGGGGCACCGGCATGCCTGGGCGGCTcatcaggggagggggggccatCCTCCGCCTCTGCTCCCCCCAGtacacctgctcctcctccatcctcctccagtACATGTCCTCCTCGTagcgcctacacacacacacgcacacacgcacgcacgctctcGATGAACACCACGGGAGAGCAGACCCCGGGGAAACAACTGCCCGTGAGCTGCGCCTCCACGAAGGGCACGTCGCTAAACTCCCGACCAGCGCAGACGCGCGAAAGGGACGCGCGGGAAAACGGTTGGCGTGTGTTTGCAAACACAAGGGCAGCTAATaagacgtggggggggggggggaggagggggaggaggaggaggggacagtggCGGAGCGCGGGGACCTCATCTCCATGTGCCAGCGCTGCTCGTCGTCCCTCTGCCTCTTCAGCACGGCCTTCTGCTTCTGCTTCCTCAGCTTGCCCTCCTGCAGCTTCCGGGCCCGGTTACTGGGCTTGATCTCCACCGGGAGCTCCGGGTTCACCTTCTTCTGCtcgcagggagggggagagggagagagagggacaggagggagagagagagagagagggagagagagggacaggagggggagagagagggggagagagagggggggagagagggacaggagggagagggaaagtgagaagggagaggaagaggaggaggagggagggagaacgagggagcgagagggaggaagaagggagaggaagatggagagagaaagagggagagggagaggaaaagaagaaggggataggacgaggaagagggagacggagaggaggaggcgggagagaaagaagggatggAATCATGTTTgttcagcagacacttttatccaaaggtaCAGACGTACTTAGGGGGATATGAACTGCTTGATCAGCAGGGAAATGCTCTGACCGCTAAGCCAAACCTAGCCCTTATAGAGGGAGGatcaaaggagaaagagaaacttTGGCAATATGGGGAAAAAAAGGATCGATAACAGTCAATGACTGCGTGCTCAGCCACAATCTGGAACCTCTCCTCAGAAGTTTAGACTAACGAACATGCTTCCGTGTGTCAGTGCGCCACCTGGTGGTATGAGTCAAGCAGTGACTGGACGAGGCTATCGTGGGAGTTACTCCACCTTGTATTGCAGCCGGTGTCTGCGGCCTTTCAGGTGCATGTCCTTGGCGTTGGGGTCGTTGAAGCTGCACTCGCACAGTTTACAGTGGAAGCGGACCACCTTGCCGTCGTCGTTCCGGACCTGAGGCGCAGGACACACAGCCCCTGGCATTGAGCTCGAGAAACCCCGTTATCGGAGGAACACGACAAAGCTCCCTCTGTGAAGACACCGTTGGCGGCTCCCACACATaatgcaggtcacatgaccagttGTTAAGGATTCATCTCCGTCTACAATCTATGTAGGAAATGCAAAACTACAAATAATAGCAATAACTGATGACAACAAATAAACTGAACCAGCTGCCAGTAAGTCCCACTCCTGCCTTGTCATCAACTTCCTGTGTCCCAGTCTAAcacgtccccctccccccccccgtcccatcccagtctacttcctgtgtggcagtacttcctgcccccccccacctcctccacgtaGTCGTGTCCCACGGGCTGGACGTCCCCCGGgccccctgcaccctccccgtcctcctcgtcACTCAGGGGCTCCGCCTTCTGACGGGCGGGGGGTTTGGTCTCCTCAACCCTGGCAGCTGGGGGGGCGACGGGCTTGGtgactgggggggagagggggggggggggacagacatcCAGACATGGGGTTAGCAACGGTCATTTGTCGTCATCGCTCGAGGGTTAGTTTAGTCAAGCGGGGGaaccggaggggggggggggggggaggtcaaaggtcaggagcGTCGTACCAACGGGGGTGATCTTGGGCGGGATTGTCTTCTTGGGGGGTGCTGGAGTCCTGGTGAGGGTGTTCACCACGGTAGGTTTGGGTGGTGCTGTGTTGGCGGCAGAGGCTGGCGCGGGGGGCGGTGCCGGGGccggggtggaggccggggcaggggatggggtggtggtggtcttCCCTGCGGTGGACGTCGTGTAAACTGGAGCAGAGTTGACCAAGACGGGCTCAGTGGAAGGGATGGGCTTGCCGAGCTTGGTGTGGAGCTTCACtacctgggagggggagggaggggaggggagggagggagggagggagggagggagggagggagggagggagggagggagggagggagggagggagggagggagggagggagggagggagggagggagggagggagggagggagggagggagggagggagggagggagggagggagggaaaagaagaGACAGAAATTAACATTAATGTTCTGGAAGTTTACAAAGTCATAATCCACACCCCAgcgcccccctgccctcccagtGACCTTCTGGTGCTTGGCCCCTCTGATGTGGGCGGCGTAGGCGTCCACGCCGGTGCAGGAGACGTCGCAGAGCTCGCAGCGGAGCTGGGTCTGGACGCCCCGCGGCCCCGAGCCGCccccggccacgcccccggACTTGAGAGCCGCCTCCTTCTTCTTGTGCTTCTGGCCCTCCAGGTGCTCCCGGtaagtctggggggggggggggggggtaacgaaCCAATtaatcaatcaaccaatcaattACACTAATAAACCAATCAGTCAACAATCctaacaaacaaataaacaaccaatcaatcaaccaatcaattACACTAATAAACCAATCAGTCAACAATCctaacaaacaaataaacaaccaATCAATCACACtaataaaccaaccaatcaaatTAACAAACCAACCAATCTaacaaaccaaccaatcaaTATAACAATTAGCCTTTCCGACGAGATCCACAAATGGAATCGGGCGGACAGCGTGGAGGTGCGTCACCTGCGGCCCGGCGCAGCTGATCTTGCAGATGTCGCAGTAGTGCAGCTGCGGCTGCTTGGGCGGCCCCTTGGGCTTCTGCAGCTTGCTCTGGTGGAACATGGGCTTCTTGTAGCAGTTGACGGCCGGGGCGGTGACCATGTTGCTGCCCGCCGTGCTCCAGGAGGAGCTGGTGAGCTGCTTGGGCGGCGGCTGCAGCgggggctggggctgctgcggggggggctggggctgcgGGGGAGGCAGCTGGGCCGGCTGGTAGTAGGAGGGGGTGGACGTGTAGCCGCTGGTGTCGTACGTGGAGTAGCTGATGCctgcggggaggggggaggtcacgCACGGGTGAGAACGTGTTCTCTCAGGAATACGCTCCACCCTCGAGCCTTGGACTAGAgcgtcgagagagagagggaggagaaactgCCTGGCTAGCTCTCCGTTCCTGcgcctctctccttgtctctttctctcgttttgGGGCGCATCATCCGAATTTGATCGGGCCGTCTCGTGACCCcggcacagagaaagagggttCCTCAAACTCCCAGAATGAggtacttacatttagtcatttagcttaCATTTAGctaatccagagcgatttacagtaagtacagggacattccgccacaaggcaagtagggtgaagtgccttgcttaaggacacaacgtcatttcccgtccgggaatcgaaccggcaatctcctgattaatagcccaattccctaaccgctcagccatctgaccctccccccccccccccatctgtggAGAACCTCGTTCGGTTCTCCACAGAGGTGGAATGTTCTCCCCGCTCAACTCCTTACCCCTCCGTCACTCCAGTCATACTGACGAGGCCTCAGTACGCCCTCTTCAAGTTTCACCTGGACTAAATACTTTTCTCTGGGCCTAAGGGCCCTGACAGCAGCACTAAATTATATCTTTGCTACCTGGGGAATTAGTCTTTACTTTGCATGTTATTTTTTGGAGATTCTGCTGTACCACCGTCTCACAGACAGCGCCGGTGAAATTGTTCGATGGTATTGTCCAgcaaaatagggagtcaggtggctgagcggtgagggaatcgggctagtaatccgaaggttgccagttcgattcccggtcatgccaactgacgttgtgtccttgggcaaggcacttcaccctacttgcctcgggggaatgtccctgtacttactgtaagtcgctctggataagagcgtctgctaaatgactaaatgtaaaatcaaTGCCCTTTGCATGACTGTTGCGGGGAGGTTATTGATGTTTGATGACTGTGCCTGTAGCcccgtgcctggtagctgagataggGTTACTCTGCACTGTGCCTTGTTAAATACAGAACGTTCCTTGACTGACTACTAGAATACTGTTCGACAATTGCGACTTTTGACCCTTGATTTTCTGCCGCATATGCCCTACCTACTGTATATGTACGCTGCTTCGGATAAAATCATGCTAAATGAAATCAttgtcatgtaaatgtaatttgacctcctctcccactctctctttcccttccactttctccctgcctcatattctctctcccctggttATGTCTCAGCTCTTAAtctttcgcccccccccccgtgcactTGGGGACGTGTGAGTGGACTGGACAGGTGTCAGCAGTTTGGGCAGCGCTGGCCGCCCGCCAGGGGAAGCCACGGCCGCTTTCCTCGCACCTGTCACGCCGCGTCCTCCCGCGGGGCGGAGACGGGCACAGCGGGTCAATGTGGGTCACGCCTCCTCCCGTCTCTGGCCCgttctctccttcacccctctctctccgtttctccacCTGTCGTTCTCCTTCCCTTGCCCTTTTCTTCctttccccactctctccttgactcccccccccccccccccccactgtctgtctttctccttctgtcATCCGCCAtgattccctcctcctcccgcccccacacacacacacactcaatcccaCGCACGCATACCCCCATAAACGCGCGCACACCCGCCCACCTCTCCCTGCGCCGTACCGGAGTAGGAGGTGGCGGCGGcggagctgaaggaggagcagggggcgtaggaggagatgggggtggggggctgctgGACGCTGGTGGAGGCGGCCGGGTAGATGTTGTAGCTGGTGGAGACGGCGCCGGAGGGGGCCAGGGGCTTCAGGGCCGTCACCTGTCTCTGGGGCGGGGGCCCGGGGGGCTGGCTGTACACGGAGCTGCTGACTGGGCTGTATACACTCTTCACacccactggagagagagagagagagagagggagagagatagatagagagagagggagagagggagggggagagagatagagagagggagggggagagggagagggggagggggagagagagggagagggggagagggggagggggagggacacagagacatTTGGTGGCATGCATGCACAGCAAAACAcaagagtacacacacatcaaccagggtgtacacacacacacacacacacacacacagatgagaggGCAGTTGGCATAAGGAGCGAGGATATCCCATTACTTCTCGCACCAGCTTTTAGACACCGGACAGATTCATTGTCACGATTAACAACAGTAAAACGACACTGTCTGGTCACAGCAGGTAAACATTCCAGATGGCCTGTCAAGACTAGGGAAAGATCAGTCATCTTTAATATGACTCTATTATGCACAACCTTACATAACGTTGCATCCCCCAAATACAATGTTGCTTATAATGTCACATTTATTGACATGCCCAAAGGGTAGGTGTCACAgtgacatgtagacacacagaaTGCCAATGTACTGCATTCAAACCGGTTAGGATATGCTATATG is a genomic window of Osmerus mordax isolate fOsmMor3 chromosome 26, fOsmMor3.pri, whole genome shotgun sequence containing:
- the zfr2 gene encoding zinc finger RNA-binding protein, which codes for MAASNYYGFTHGAGPQYSTQPPPAYSHPSSASYSVQPAQAVAHAVTASYAPAPAQAARPVATAPYPAAYQAHPAPPDYGYRQPEPPAPQPTTTPQTFQVYTEAENYSYGRPAVTSYEPKQQYYQTSIAPAQRTPTETYYQTVGVKSVYSPVSSSVYSQPPGPPPQRQVTALKPLAPSGAVSTSYNIYPAASTSVQQPPTPISSYAPCSSFSSAAATSYSGISYSTYDTSGYTSTPSYYQPAQLPPPQPQPPPQQPQPPLQPPPKQLTSSSWSTAGSNMVTAPAVNCYKKPMFHQSKLQKPKGPPKQPQLHYCDICKISCAGPQTYREHLEGQKHKKKEAALKSGGVAGGGSGPRGVQTQLRCELCDVSCTGVDAYAAHIRGAKHQKVVKLHTKLGKPIPSTEPVLVNSAPVYTTSTAGKTTTTPSPAPASTPAPAPPPAPASAANTAPPKPTVVNTLTRTPAPPKKTIPPKITPVVTKPVAPPAARVEETKPPARQKAEPLSDEEDGEGAGGPGDVQPVGHDYVEEVRNDDGKVVRFHCKLCECSFNDPNAKDMHLKGRRHRLQYKKKVNPELPVEIKPSNRARKLQEGKLRKQKQKAVLKRQRDDEQRWHMEMRRYEEDMYWRRMEEEQVYWGEQRRRMAPPPLMSRPGMPVPPLLPVRRPDSPDDRHIMAKHSTIYPVEEELQAVQRIVSHSERALKLVSDSLLEKEAPPASSPAAAPPAAAEEGEEKGAESPPRLLKGVMRVGILAKGLLLHGDRSVELILLAAKKPTVSLLHSIARQLPKELSNLAEDQYEVQAQPDKATIVICSSKEPKMQVTVSLTSPLMREEAVPEEEARAAPAQPSAGKGVCEKDPPDVLNKRRCLEYLAALRHAKWFQARANGLQSCVIIIRVLRDLCQRVPTWGKMPGWAMELLVEKAISSATGPLSPGEAMRRVLECIATGILLPDGPGLLDPCEKDQTDALETLTKQAREDITASAQHALRLLAFRQIHKVLGMESLPASKASARNRKRRRDGSDAGEGEGEGKKDKKEESAEDA